A window of the Arachis duranensis cultivar V14167 chromosome 5, aradu.V14167.gnm2.J7QH, whole genome shotgun sequence genome harbors these coding sequences:
- the LOC107491473 gene encoding auxin-responsive protein SAUR78, with the protein MKKMKINIMLRKCKSLSNWQLGRSSSYSSLRSKSVKENLWAGNEMQEHENFETIFVGSTRKRYVISSKYLNHPLMNALINKSKRNGGDDYENVLVVNCEVVLFDHLLWMLEKADPMLTADSLEELADLYVI; encoded by the coding sequence atgaagaagatgaagatcaATATAATGCTGAGGAAGTGCAAGAGCTTGTCAAATTGGCAGCTAGGAAGATCTTCATCATATAGCAGTTTGAGGTCCAAATCTGTGAAGGAGAATTTGTGGGCTGGAAATGAGATGCAggaacatgaaaattttgaaactatATTTGTTGGCAGCACAAGGAAACGGTACGTAATCAGCTCCAAATATCTGAATCATCCTCTTATGAATGCTCTAATCAATAAGTCAAAGCGAAACGGCGGTGATGATTATGAAAATGTTTTGGTGGTTAACTGTGAGGTAGTTCTCTTTGATCATCTCTTGTGGATGCTAGAAAAGGCAGATCCAATGCTCACTGCTGACTCTCTGGAAGAATTGGCTGACCTCTATgtcatttaa
- the LOC107491472 gene encoding GDSL esterase/lipase At1g33811: MKHFRDTILTCACMWLLSLSDICLCQPRSPQQGLQVPGFFIFGDSLVDNGNNNGMLTLARANYRPYGIDFPQGPTGRFTNGRTYVDALAQLLGFPTYIPPYSRARGLDLLRGANYASGAAGIREETGSNLGAHTSMNEQVSNFGETVQQLRRYFRGDNDALNSYLGKCLFFSGMGSNDYLNNYFMPDFYSTSSDYTARAFATILLQQYGRQLAQLYSLGARKVIVTAVGQIGCIPYQLARFHGNNSRCNEKINSAIQLFNSGLKRMVQNINGGQLPGAKFVYLDFYQSSQDLSSNGTSLGFDVVDKGCCGVGKNNGQITCLPLQQPCQDRHKYLFWDAFHPTELANILLAKATYTSQSYTYPINIQQLAAL; the protein is encoded by the exons ATGAAGCATTTTAGGGACACTATTTTGACATGCGCATGCATGTGGTTACTAAGTTTGAGTGATATATGCTTGTGTCAGCCGCGGTCGCCACAACAAGGACTCCAAGTGCCAGGCTTCTTCATCTTTGGTGACTCATTGGTTGACAACGGAAACAACAATGGGATGCTAACCCTTGCCAGAGCCAATTACAGGCCTTATGGCATTGACTTCCCACAGGGTCCTACTGGCCGCTTTACCAATGGTCGAACTTATGTCGATGCTTTAG CTCAACTTCTGGGTTTTCCAACATATATTCCACCATATTCAAGAGCACGGGGCTTGGACCTTTTAAGAGGAGCCAATTATGCATCTGGAGCAGCAGGCATCCGGGAGGAAACTGGAAGTAATCTG GGGGCTCATACATCAATGAATGAGCAAGTCTCTAACTTTGGAGAAACAGTGCAGCAGTTGAGAAGGTACTTTAGAGGAGACAACGATGCGCTTAACAGCTACCTTGGCAAGTGTTTGTTCTTTTCAGGGATGGGAAGCAACGATTACCTCAATAACTATTTCATGCCAGATTTTTATTCCACCAGCTCTGATTACACTGCCAGAGCATTTGCAACGATCCTTCTTCAACAGTACGGTCGCCAACTAGCT CAATTGTATTCGCTAGGTGCAAGGAAAGTGATTGTTACAGCAGTTGGCCAAATCGGGTGCATACCATATCAATTGGCCCGTTTCCATGGGAATAACAGCAGATGCAACGAAAAAATCAACAGTGCCATACAATTGTTCAACTCAGGTCTTAAGAGAATGGTTCAGAATATTAATGGAGGGCAGCTTCCTGGAGCAAAGTTTGTATATCTGGATTTTTATCAAAGCAGCCAAGATCTATCTTCAAATGGAACGTCCCTTG GATTTGATGTGGTGGACAAGGGGTGCTGTGGGGTTGGAAAGAACAATGGGCAGATTACTTGCCTTCCTCTTCAACAGCCATGCCAAGATCGACACAAGTACTTGTTCTGGGATGCATTCCACCCAACTGAACTCGCCAACATCTTACTAGCCAAGGCAACCTACACCTCACAATCATACACTTATCCCATTAACATTCAACAATTGGCAGCGCTCTAA